Proteins co-encoded in one Coleofasciculus chthonoplastes PCC 7420 genomic window:
- a CDS encoding CHAT domain-containing protein: MNQRKIAVGLTKERWHLTKLLTWLTENSKVNSILLWTLVLGFFPTGVEAQPVPANDGTNTQVDASGDKFTITGGQTSGDGANLFHNFSEFGLDANQTANFISNPTIQNILSRVTGGNASLINGLIQVTGGNSNLFLMNPAGIVFGQNARLDVPASFTATTATGIGFGENWFSAIASNDYTSLVGQPNAFTFNTSNPGAIVNGGNLEVGKDLNFVGGTVVSTGNLEAPKGQITITTVPGESTVRLSQPGHLLSLEVPAGDAPINPLSLPELLTGSVDVPDVGVNSNGTVKLSASGIPIEPGDIVAKNVIAETATLYARHNLTLVESQLQTTGDLNLLAQDTVRVRDSVTHSFLAQAGGNLYIQGNNTIDILALNHPQTPFQSGGNLSLVSDGDISGDAHFTSGGHFSILNLVGNPGNFVSYFDPIISVDGDVTFGDYNGVALKIEATGSITGGNITITGPDTMLTGDDPDIEILTSSPSVILRAGLTALNNPVNVSPSTPFLDVNSNTTFNSTETSASLGNITVNNIDTSSNDSAYDSGKVILSATGNITVNGNIDTSNQVDSNSGDINILASSGDISLENISSSSNQFGDAGSINVLASSGSITVNGNINTANTLSGNSGNSGDVDLTAADEIITRNIDMRNQGNGELGTVSLRAGGSITTGNITPEEELMNQGRLIITENTPITDPETPPFTDPRTDPIPDPGTDPETPPFTDPETDPPINLVDIIPPDLDEDADWQIDPDQLISEGEEESPIITYERSPFRPEDNPSETNSLNPEDNTSETNSLNPEDNTSETNSLNPEDNLNNSSDTTLSEPTNQLTNSSNPSPSETSSNPSVSAETPSSEANSNPSTPANNSSSETSSSGNSESSLQSVDASEENFTRQFVDYLGLPTDIPLVTLAKSRDILSNIEKTTGVKPALLYISFVPPDSSNQAENSSSSNQNIPRKTRNPQDQLELLLVTANGLPIRKRIPEITRQQVLNVADQFRLEVTNIRSRQGYIAPGKRLYDWLVAPMDNELQALGIENITFLVDYGLRSIPLAALYDGQQFLIEKYSVGLMPSLSLVNPNYAPIENMEVLAMGAAEFTDQKPLPAVPVELSAITQSLWQGKSFLNDTFTLENLKAQRQQQPFGIIHLATHANFQSGEPNNSYIQLWDRKLRLNQLPQLDWNNPPVELLVLSACRTALGNEEAELGFAGLAVQAGAKSAVGSLWYVSDEGTLGLMTQLYQTLKQAPIKAEALQQTQLAMLQGQVYVQGGQLIAGNKSVPLPPELARLGDGNFQHPYYWSAFTMVGSPW; this comes from the coding sequence ATGAATCAGAGGAAAATAGCTGTGGGGTTAACTAAGGAAAGATGGCACCTGACCAAGTTATTAACTTGGCTAACTGAAAATAGTAAAGTCAATAGCATTTTACTATGGACGTTAGTTTTAGGATTCTTTCCCACTGGCGTTGAGGCACAACCTGTGCCAGCCAATGATGGAACAAATACTCAAGTAGACGCCAGTGGCGACAAATTCACGATTACTGGCGGTCAAACTTCTGGAGATGGCGCTAATCTTTTTCACAATTTTAGTGAGTTTGGCTTAGACGCAAACCAGACTGCTAATTTCATTTCTAATCCCACTATTCAGAATATTTTATCCCGTGTGACGGGGGGAAATGCTTCACTAATTAATGGGTTGATTCAGGTAACGGGGGGCAATTCCAATCTGTTCTTGATGAATCCGGCGGGGATTGTGTTTGGTCAAAATGCCCGGTTAGATGTACCTGCATCTTTTACGGCAACGACAGCGACAGGGATTGGGTTTGGGGAGAATTGGTTTAGTGCGATCGCGTCTAATGATTATACCTCTCTTGTCGGTCAACCCAATGCTTTTACGTTCAACACATCTAACCCTGGGGCGATTGTCAATGGGGGGAATTTGGAGGTTGGCAAAGATTTAAACTTCGTTGGTGGTACAGTGGTGAGTACAGGTAACTTGGAAGCCCCTAAGGGACAAATTACCATTACCACAGTTCCCGGTGAGAGTACAGTTCGCCTCAGTCAACCTGGACATTTGTTAAGTCTAGAAGTTCCAGCGGGAGATGCACCTATTAATCCCCTATCTTTACCGGAATTGCTGACAGGTTCGGTTGATGTTCCAGATGTTGGAGTCAATAGCAACGGAACGGTAAAACTCTCAGCGTCTGGTATTCCGATTGAACCTGGAGATATTGTTGCCAAAAATGTTATTGCTGAGACAGCAACCTTATATGCACGGCATAACCTAACCTTAGTTGAGAGTCAGTTACAAACCACAGGTGACTTGAATTTATTAGCACAAGATACGGTGCGAGTGCGCGATAGTGTAACCCATTCTTTCCTTGCCCAAGCTGGGGGTAATCTTTATATTCAAGGCAATAACACCATTGATATATTGGCATTAAATCATCCCCAAACCCCTTTTCAAAGTGGCGGTAATCTCAGCTTAGTCAGTGATGGGGATATTTCAGGTGATGCTCATTTTACCAGTGGGGGACATTTCTCGATTCTCAATTTAGTCGGTAATCCGGGTAACTTTGTCAGCTATTTCGATCCGATTATTAGCGTTGATGGGGATGTTACGTTTGGTGATTATAACGGGGTAGCGCTAAAGATAGAAGCGACAGGTAGTATTACCGGGGGAAACATCACCATTACTGGACCCGATACGATGTTGACGGGTGATGACCCAGATATTGAAATTTTGACCAGTTCTCCCTCCGTAATTCTGCGGGCGGGATTGACAGCATTAAATAATCCTGTCAATGTTTCTCCTTCTACCCCTTTCCTCGATGTCAACTCGAATACAACATTTAATTCGACTGAAACCTCTGCTTCACTAGGCAATATCACCGTCAATAATATTGACACATCTAGCAACGATTCTGCCTATGATTCTGGCAAAGTAATATTGTCAGCTACAGGAAATATTACGGTTAACGGTAATATAGATACTAGCAATCAAGTCGATAGCAATTCTGGAGATATTAATATATTAGCGTCTAGTGGTGATATCTCATTAGAAAATATTTCTAGCAGTAGTAATCAATTCGGAGATGCTGGGTCTATAAATGTATTGGCAAGTTCTGGAAGTATTACAGTTAATGGCAATATCAACACCGCTAATACCCTATCAGGAAATTCCGGCAATTCTGGAGACGTTGACTTAACCGCTGCTGATGAAATTATTACACGTAATATAGATATGAGGAACCAGGGAAACGGGGAGTTAGGAACGGTCAGTTTAAGAGCTGGAGGCAGCATTACAACGGGTAATATAACCCCAGAGGAAGAGTTAATGAATCAAGGGCGGTTAATTATCACCGAAAATACACCCATTACTGATCCAGAAACCCCTCCATTTACTGATCCGAGAACTGATCCAATTCCTGATCCGGGAACCGATCCAGAAACCCCTCCATTTACTGATCCGGAAACCGATCCCCCTATTAATCTAGTTGATATAATACCTCCTGATCTTGATGAGGACGCTGATTGGCAGATTGATCCGGATCAACTCATTTCTGAAGGTGAGGAAGAGTCTCCAATTATAACTTACGAAAGAAGTCCTTTTCGCCCAGAAGATAATCCCAGTGAAACAAATTCCCTGAATCCTGAAGATAATACCAGTGAGACGAATTCCTTAAACCCAGAAGATAATACCAGTGAGACGAATTCCCTGAACCCAGAAGATAATCTGAATAATTCCAGCGATACAACTCTCTCTGAACCGACAAATCAACTGACTAACTCCAGCAATCCTAGTCCTAGCGAAACGAGTAGTAATCCATCCGTCTCTGCTGAAACCCCATCCAGTGAAGCGAATAGCAATCCATCCACCCCCGCTAACAACTCATCCAGCGAAACGTCATCATCAGGTAATTCTGAGTCATCCCTCCAATCTGTTGATGCCTCAGAGGAAAACTTTACCCGGCAATTTGTAGACTATTTAGGCTTACCTACAGATATTCCTCTAGTCACACTCGCTAAAAGCCGGGATATTCTCAGCAACATTGAGAAAACTACAGGAGTTAAACCCGCGCTGCTTTATATCAGTTTTGTCCCACCAGATAGTTCTAATCAGGCAGAAAATTCATCATCTTCAAACCAAAATATTCCCCGCAAAACCCGCAATCCTCAAGACCAATTAGAACTACTACTGGTTACCGCTAATGGATTACCCATTCGCAAACGAATTCCAGAAATTACTCGCCAACAAGTTCTCAACGTTGCGGATCAGTTTCGCTTAGAAGTCACCAATATTCGCAGTCGCCAAGGCTACATTGCTCCCGGTAAACGACTTTATGATTGGCTAGTGGCTCCCATGGACAATGAACTGCAAGCCCTCGGTATCGAAAACATAACCTTCCTAGTAGACTACGGCTTGCGCTCTATTCCTCTGGCGGCTCTTTACGATGGTCAACAGTTTTTGATTGAGAAATACAGTGTTGGTTTAATGCCGAGTTTAAGCCTGGTAAATCCCAACTACGCCCCCATTGAAAACATGGAAGTTTTAGCAATGGGAGCGGCAGAATTTACGGATCAAAAACCTTTACCTGCTGTCCCCGTAGAATTATCAGCTATTACCCAATCCCTGTGGCAAGGAAAATCTTTTCTGAACGATACATTTACTTTAGAAAATCTCAAAGCACAACGTCAACAGCAACCTTTTGGCATTATCCACTTAGCCACTCATGCTAATTTCCAATCGGGAGAACCGAATAACTCCTATATCCAACTTTGGGACAGGAAGCTGCGACTCAATCAATTACCTCAATTAGACTGGAATAATCCTCCCGTTGAACTCTTAGTTCTCAGTGCTTGTCGCACCGCATTGGGGAATGAGGAAGCGGAATTAGGGTTTGCTGGATTAGCGGTTCAAGCGGGCGCAAAATCAGCCGTAGGAAGTTTATGGTATGTCAGTGATGAGGGAACTCTAGGATTAATGACCCAACTCTATCAAACCCTCAAACAAGCCCCTATTAAAGCAGAAGCGCTGCAGCAAACTCAACTGGCAATGTTGCAGGGACAAGTCTATGTCCAAGGGGGTCAGCTGATTGCAGGTAATAAATCAGTCCCGTTACCACCAGAATTAGCCAGATTAGGAGATGGCAACTTTCAACATCCTTATTACTGGAGTGCGTTCACTATGGTTGGTAGTCCTTGGTAA